The following is a genomic window from Variovorax paradoxus.
TCCGTAGGGCATGTCTTCGGTCACATAGCGGGTGTCGGTGCGCACAGGCCCCGGCGGGCCGCCGCGCTTGGCATGCAGCTCGGCCGCAATGTCTTCGAGCCGCGCCGATTCGGTGCCGAACGATCGCGCAAAGTGTTCCTCGATGGGCCCGAGTTCGATGCCGAAGGCCTTGGCCACGGCCCGCCGTTCGAGGTCCAGCGCCTCGATCGCACGGGCCACGCCGGGGGTCATGCAGTGGTACTGCGGCCAGTTTTCCCCACGCTCGATGCGGCTCCAGTTGAAGATGGCGAGCGGGCCGTGGGACTGCGGATTGACGTTCGCGAGTGCGCTGGCCAGCGTGTTTTGCTGCGGAAAGAAGCCGTTGCCGAACAGGGCGGTGCACAGGGCAACGGCCTCCTCGAGGTTGACGCCCGGCAGCGCGGACACGCCGACCGCCTTGCGCCGCGTCATCACCTTGACCTGCGTGCCCGACTCGCGGCGCGCGGTCAGCACCGTGGTGCCGAAGCTCGCGACGGTGATCCGCAGACCCGCACGAAGGGCGCTTTCGTAGAGATAGAGCGAAGACAGCGAGGCCATCGAGCTGACGATCACCGTCTGCCCATCGCGCAGAAAGGGCCGCAGCGCATCCATCACGCGCCTGTGCCCGTTCACCGGCAGTGCGATCAGCAGCACATCCGAGGCATCGCAAAGCTCGGCCGCATCGCTCGCCACCTCGACGGTGACGGTGCACGGCTGCACGCCGCTGGCTTCGAGCGGCTGTGTGCGCAGCGCGTCGGCGCCCTGCCCGCCGGGCGACCAGAGCGTGATGCCGTGCCCCGCCTGCCTGAGCCACGCGGCGCTGGCGAGCGCGATAGCGCCAGCGCCGGCAATGCCTACCTGGTAGCGCTTTCCCGCCGGCTCAGTCAACCTTGATCCCGCCCTGCTTGATCACCTTCTCCCAGCGTTGGCTGTCTTCCGAAATGACTTTGGCCAGCGCCGGACCGGCGCCGCAGGTGTTCACGGCGCCGAGCTGTGCAAAACGCTGTTTCGTTTCGGGCAGGTTGCACACCTCGACCAGCGCTGCCGACAGCTTTTCGATGCCGGCCGCGGGCATGCGTGCCGGCGCCATCACGCCGACCCAGACCGGCACGTCCATGCCTGGCAGCCCTGTTGCCTCGGCCACCGTCGGCGGGGTGCCGAGGCTGGGCAGCGCCGCGCGCGAGAAGGTGCCGAGCACGCGGGCCTTGCCGCTTGCGACCATCGGCTCGATGGAGGCTGCGCTGGTCACGATCAGCGCCACCTGCCCGCCGAGCAGGTCGGTGAGCGCCGGGGCCGCGCCGCGATACGGCACATGCAGCAGGTTCACGCCGGCCGCCTGCGCCAGCAGCGCGCCCGTCAGGTGCGACACCGTGCCGTTGCCGGTGGATGCGTAGGTGACTTGGCCGGGCTTGGCCTTGGCGTCGCGCAGCAGGTCGGCCAAGGTCTTGTAGGGGCTTTCGGTGCGCACGGCCACCGTCATGGGCGTGTCCCCGACCAGGGCCACGGGCGCGAGGTCGTGCGCCGGGTCGTACGGCATCTTTGCCTGCAGGTGGGGGGTGATGGTGATGGCGCCGCCGGTGGCCAGGAGCACGGTGGCGCCGTCGGTCGCCTTGGCCACCGCATCGGCCGCCACGATGCCGCCAGCACCCGCCTTGTTGTCGACGATGACGGTGCCGCCCAGCTTTTCGGTCAGCTTGGCGCCCAGGTATCGGGCAATCACGTCCTGCGCGCCGCCCGGGGCGAAGGGCACGACGATTCGCAGCGGCTTGTCGTTGTTGGCCTGCTGCGCCCACAGCGGCGTGGCAGTGGCAAGGCAGGCCGCTAGGCCCAGAGCGAGGGGTTTCCAAAGCAGTTTCATGGCTTTTTCCGATCTGCGTCAGGTGGCAGGAAGTCCCGCATTTCTGGGGGCGAGTCTAGTCCGGCGCGATAATCCGCCTTCCCCGGCCGCTCCGAGCCGGGCTCCTGCCGAACCGTCATGAACCCCAGCTACAAACCCAGCGACGTCGAGTCCGCTGCCCAGGCGCAATGGAGCGCCGCCGATGCCTACCGCGTCACCGAGGACGCGAGCCGTAAAAAGTATTACGCCTGCTCGATGCTGCCGTACCCCAGCGGCAAGCTGCACATGGGCCATGTGCGCAACTACACCATCAACGACATGCTCACGCGCTACCTGCGCATGAGCGGCTACAACGTGCTCATGCCCATGGGCTGGGACGCCTTCGGCCTGCCGGCCGAGAACGCGGCGCTCAAGAACGGCGTGCCGCCGGCCAAGTGGACGTACGAGAACATCGACTACATGCGCGGGCAGCTCCAGGCCATGGGCCTGGCCATCGATTGGAGCCGCGAGATCGCCACCTGCGACCCGAGCTACTACAAATGGAACCAGTGGCTGTTCCTGAAGATGCTCGAAAAGGGCATTGCCTACCGCAAGACCCAGGTCGTCAACTGGGACCCGGTCGACCAGACCGTGCTCGCCAACGAGCAGGTGATCGACGGCAAGGGCTGGCGCACCGGCGCCACGGTCGAGCGCCGCGAGATCCCGGGCTACTACCTGAAGATCAGCGACTACGCCGAAGAACTGCTCGAGCACACCCAGCACAAGCTGCCGGGCTGGCCCGAACGCGTCAAGCTGATGCAGGAGAACTGGATCGGCAAGAGCGAGGGCGTGCGCTTCGCCTTCACGCACGACATCAAGGACGCGAGCGGCCAGCTGATCCAGGACGGCCGCATGTACGTGTTCACCACGCGCGCCGACACCATCATGGGCGTGACCTTCTGCGCCGTGGCACCCGAGCATCCGCTGGCCGCGCACGCCGCCACGCTCGACCCCAAGGTCGCGGCCTTCATCGAGGAATGCAAGGCCGGCGGCACCACCGAGGCCGAGCTTGCCACGCAAGAAAAGAAGGGCGTGCCCACGGGACTCACCG
Proteins encoded in this region:
- a CDS encoding NAD/NADP-dependent octopine/nopaline dehydrogenase family protein, translating into MTEPAGKRYQVGIAGAGAIALASAAWLRQAGHGITLWSPGGQGADALRTQPLEASGVQPCTVTVEVASDAAELCDASDVLLIALPVNGHRRVMDALRPFLRDGQTVIVSSMASLSSLYLYESALRAGLRITVASFGTTVLTARRESGTQVKVMTRRKAVGVSALPGVNLEEAVALCTALFGNGFFPQQNTLASALANVNPQSHGPLAIFNWSRIERGENWPQYHCMTPGVARAIEALDLERRAVAKAFGIELGPIEEHFARSFGTESARLEDIAAELHAKRGGPPGPVRTDTRYVTEDMPYGLAFIEALGRIAGVPTPATRTIVDAASLVGGTDFRQQNDLLVPLNLSAETVPGLLARL
- a CDS encoding Bug family tripartite tricarboxylate transporter substrate binding protein, whose amino-acid sequence is MKLLWKPLALGLAACLATATPLWAQQANNDKPLRIVVPFAPGGAQDVIARYLGAKLTEKLGGTVIVDNKAGAGGIVAADAVAKATDGATVLLATGGAITITPHLQAKMPYDPAHDLAPVALVGDTPMTVAVRTESPYKTLADLLRDAKAKPGQVTYASTGNGTVSHLTGALLAQAAGVNLLHVPYRGAAPALTDLLGGQVALIVTSAASIEPMVASGKARVLGTFSRAALPSLGTPPTVAEATGLPGMDVPVWVGVMAPARMPAAGIEKLSAALVEVCNLPETKQRFAQLGAVNTCGAGPALAKVISEDSQRWEKVIKQGGIKVD